From the genome of Amycolatopsis sp. NBC_01488, one region includes:
- a CDS encoding C40 family peptidase, whose amino-acid sequence MRSHPVKRVVSGALAAASVITVVTMAQPTATAAPIPVLQAPPAGSDALAKYRDLAGQAEKLNEDLLKAQDDLTAKQGQLDKANADVTAAKDAGAQATEAKQKYQTQVDKFAGASFTSGVQLNKLSALLAGTSTQDFLDRSAALEVIATDKNSAMDNLSGAAEKAAAAEKSATDAAKRAQDARDAAAKLASDIEGKKKNLQAQIDQIEAQSKNLSTADKAAQKDTGGKAPVVKAASTAAQKAVDAALSKLGSAYVWGATGPSTFDCSGLMQWAYKQAGISLPRTSSAQAGFGTPVPRDQLQPGDLVAYYSPVSHIGMYIGDGKMVHAPTSGDVVKISPLLSEYAGATRPTA is encoded by the coding sequence ATGCGTTCGCATCCCGTCAAGCGCGTGGTGTCAGGTGCCCTCGCCGCGGCCTCGGTGATCACTGTCGTCACCATGGCCCAGCCGACGGCCACCGCCGCCCCCATCCCCGTCCTCCAGGCCCCGCCCGCCGGGTCCGACGCCCTCGCCAAGTACCGCGACCTCGCGGGCCAGGCCGAGAAGCTCAACGAGGACCTGCTCAAGGCCCAGGACGACCTGACCGCCAAGCAGGGCCAGCTCGACAAGGCCAACGCCGACGTCACCGCCGCCAAGGACGCCGGCGCCCAGGCCACCGAGGCGAAGCAGAAGTACCAGACGCAGGTCGACAAGTTCGCCGGTGCGTCGTTCACCAGCGGCGTTCAGCTGAACAAGCTGTCGGCGCTGCTGGCCGGCACGTCGACGCAGGACTTCCTGGACCGCTCGGCGGCCCTCGAGGTCATCGCGACCGACAAGAACTCCGCGATGGACAACCTCAGCGGCGCGGCCGAGAAGGCCGCGGCTGCCGAGAAGTCGGCGACGGACGCGGCGAAGCGGGCGCAGGACGCCCGGGACGCCGCCGCCAAGCTGGCGTCGGACATCGAGGGCAAGAAGAAGAACCTCCAGGCGCAGATCGACCAGATCGAGGCGCAGAGCAAGAACCTCAGCACCGCCGACAAGGCCGCGCAGAAGGACACCGGCGGCAAGGCGCCGGTCGTCAAGGCGGCCTCCACGGCGGCGCAGAAGGCGGTCGACGCGGCGCTGAGCAAGCTGGGCAGCGCGTACGTCTGGGGCGCCACCGGGCCGAGCACGTTCGACTGCTCGGGCCTGATGCAGTGGGCCTACAAGCAGGCCGGCATCTCGCTGCCCCGGACGTCGTCGGCACAGGCGGGCTTCGGCACGCCGGTGCCGCGCGACCAGCTGCAGCCGGGCGACCTGGTCGCTTACTACTCCCCCGTGTCCCACATCGGGATGTACATCGGCGACGGCAAGATGGTGCACGCACCCACGAGCGGCGACGTCGTCAAGATCTCGCCGCTGCTGAGCGAGTACGCGGGAGCGACGCGGCCCACGGCCTGA
- a CDS encoding peptidoglycan-binding domain-containing protein encodes MFTKAAVLTALTSAALAAFAVAVPAQAAPAATTALPTANMEAVLKAAQIDPRRADDTQTPGAHDSVLLVEQALQAKGLLAANYVDGYFGTTTITAYSQYQKSLGYTGIDASGLPGATSLEKLGEGRYTVTSPVSAGSRVAFRGVTINTRTKAMLLAAEKIAGITVSLTQGSYNPGGVDASAGTHDGGGAMDISVSGMSSATRTTLLKALRNVGFAAWYRTPAEGFAYHIHAMAISDPDLSSGAQHQTGDYYLGMNGLANRGADDGPSVAKVTWEEYQRG; translated from the coding sequence ATGTTCACGAAGGCCGCCGTCCTGACGGCACTGACTTCCGCGGCGCTGGCGGCGTTCGCCGTGGCCGTACCGGCGCAGGCCGCGCCCGCGGCCACGACGGCGCTGCCCACGGCGAACATGGAGGCCGTGCTGAAGGCGGCCCAGATCGACCCCCGCCGCGCCGACGACACCCAGACGCCGGGCGCGCACGACAGCGTCCTGCTGGTCGAGCAGGCACTGCAGGCGAAGGGCCTGCTGGCCGCGAACTACGTCGACGGCTACTTCGGCACCACGACGATCACGGCGTACTCGCAGTACCAGAAGTCGTTGGGCTACACCGGGATCGACGCTTCCGGCCTGCCGGGCGCGACGTCGCTGGAGAAGCTGGGCGAGGGCCGGTACACGGTGACGTCCCCGGTGTCCGCCGGCAGCCGCGTGGCCTTCCGCGGGGTCACGATCAACACGCGCACCAAGGCGATGCTGCTGGCGGCCGAGAAGATCGCCGGGATCACGGTCAGCCTCACGCAGGGCTCGTACAACCCCGGCGGCGTCGACGCTTCGGCCGGCACGCACGACGGCGGCGGCGCGATGGACATCTCGGTGTCCGGGATGTCGTCGGCCACCCGGACGACCCTGCTGAAGGCGCTGCGCAACGTCGGCTTCGCGGCCTGGTACCGCACGCCGGCGGAGGGCTTCGCCTACCACATCCACGCCATGGCGATCTCCGACCCGGATCTTTCTTCAGGCGCGCAGCACCAGACTGGGGACTATTACCTTGGTATGAACGGACTTGCCAATCGTGGTGCCGATGACGGGCCTTCGGTGGCCAAGGTGACTTGGGAGGAGTATCAGCGGGGCTGA
- a CDS encoding LLM class flavin-dependent oxidoreductase — translation MAKKPFRFGVVATAAEGGAKWLATARRAEELGYSTLLCPDNLTMPTPTAALAAAAAVTTELRVGSFVLASPLRTSRAAAWESHSLSVVTGNRFELGLGTGLPTMRQQAEELGLPYGSGQERLDSISETIDHVRRLDGDGHTPVLIAAGGPKARRLAGAKADIVTLAGGVLTSRDEMAGYIGEIRDAAGERDVELALNIFVVGEQVPPWIRGFIGVDAETLIEHDSLTMIRGSLDDMAGELERRREELGISYITVNSAFIEEFAPLVARLSGK, via the coding sequence ATGGCCAAGAAACCGTTCCGGTTCGGCGTGGTCGCGACTGCGGCCGAAGGGGGCGCGAAATGGCTGGCCACCGCCCGACGCGCCGAAGAGCTCGGCTACTCCACCCTGCTCTGTCCCGACAACCTCACCATGCCGACGCCCACCGCCGCGCTCGCGGCGGCCGCTGCCGTGACCACTGAGCTGCGGGTCGGCTCCTTCGTCCTCGCCAGTCCGCTGCGGACCTCGCGGGCCGCGGCCTGGGAGTCGCACAGTCTCTCCGTCGTGACCGGGAACCGGTTCGAACTCGGGCTCGGCACCGGGCTGCCGACCATGCGGCAGCAGGCCGAAGAGCTGGGGCTGCCCTATGGCTCGGGTCAGGAACGGCTCGACTCCATCTCCGAGACCATCGACCACGTCCGGCGGCTTGACGGCGACGGGCACACCCCCGTGTTGATCGCCGCCGGTGGGCCGAAGGCGCGTCGGCTCGCCGGGGCGAAAGCCGACATCGTCACGCTCGCCGGTGGGGTGCTGACCAGCCGGGACGAGATGGCCGGCTACATCGGCGAGATCCGTGACGCGGCCGGGGAGCGGGACGTCGAGCTGGCGTTGAACATCTTCGTCGTCGGTGAGCAGGTGCCGCCGTGGATCCGAGGGTTCATCGGCGTCGATGCCGAGACGCTCATCGAGCACGACTCGCTGACCATGATCCGCGGCAGCCTCGACGACATGGCCGGCGAGCTGGAGCGGCGGCGCGAGGAACTCGGCATCTCCTACATCACCGTCAACAGCGCCTTCATCGAAGAGTTCGCGCCGCTGGTGGCGCGGCTGTCGGGGAAGTGA